A DNA window from Buttiauxella agrestis contains the following coding sequences:
- the phoU gene encoding phosphate signaling complex protein PhoU codes for MDSLNLNKHISGQFNAELEYIRTQVMTMGGLVEQQLSDAITAMHNQDGELAKRVIEGDQKVNMMEVAIDEACVRIIAKRQPTASDLRLVMAIIKTISELERIGDVADKICRTALEKFSHQHQPLLVSLESLGRHTVQMLHDVLDAFARMDLDEAVRIYREDKKVDQEYEGIVRQLMTYMMEDSRTIPSVLTALFCARSIERIGDRCQNICEFIFYFVKGQDFRHVGGDELDKLLAGKDPKE; via the coding sequence ATGGATAGCCTCAATCTCAACAAACACATTTCCGGCCAGTTTAACGCCGAGCTGGAATATATCCGCACCCAGGTCATGACCATGGGTGGGCTGGTGGAGCAACAGCTTTCTGATGCGATCACCGCCATGCACAATCAAGATGGCGAGCTGGCAAAGCGCGTCATCGAAGGCGACCAGAAAGTTAACATGATGGAAGTGGCGATCGATGAAGCCTGCGTGCGTATCATCGCTAAACGCCAGCCAACCGCCAGCGACCTGCGTCTGGTAATGGCTATCATCAAAACGATTTCTGAGCTGGAACGTATCGGTGATGTCGCGGATAAAATCTGCCGCACGGCGCTGGAGAAATTCTCCCACCAGCACCAGCCGCTGCTGGTGAGCCTCGAGTCATTAGGCCGCCACACCGTGCAAATGCTGCACGACGTGCTGGATGCGTTTGCGCGTATGGATCTTGACGAAGCGGTGCGTATTTATCGCGAAGATAAGAAAGTTGACCAGGAATATGAAGGCATCGTGCGCCAGTTGATGACTTATATGATGGAAGACTCGCGCACCATTCCAAGCGTGCTGACTGCTCTGTTCTGCGCGCGTTCTATCGAGCGTATCGGCGACCGTTGCCAGAACATCTGCGAGTTTATTTTCTACTTCGTTAAAGGGCAGGACTTCCGTCATGTCGGCGGCGACGAACTGGATAAACTGCTGGCGGGTAAAGACCCGAAAGAGTGA
- a CDS encoding PTS ascorbate transporter subunit IIC: MDFFRFLMSDVLSEPAVLVGLIALIGLIAQKKPVTECIKGTVKTIMGFVILGAGAGLVVSSLGDFANIFQHAFGIQGVVPNNEAIVSVAQKSFGKEMAMIMFFAMVINILIARFTPWKFIFLTGHHTLFMSMMVAVILATAGMTGVTLIAVGSLVVGVAMVFFPAIAHPYMKQVTGSDDVAIGHFSTLSYVLAGFIGSKFGNKEHSTEDMNVPKSLLFLRDTPVAISFTMSIIFLVTCLFAGADVVKELSGGKNWFMFSIMQSITFAAGVYIILQGVRMVIAEIVPAFKGISDKLVPNAKPALDCPVVFPYAPNAVLVGFLSSFAAGLIGMFALYLLNMTVIIPGVVPHFFVGAAAGVFGNATGGRRGAILGAFAQGLLITFLPVFLLPVLGDIGFANTTFSDADFGALGILLGIIVR, encoded by the coding sequence ATGGATTTCTTTCGTTTTTTGATGAGCGATGTGCTTTCCGAACCGGCTGTACTGGTCGGTTTAATCGCTTTGATTGGTTTGATTGCACAGAAAAAACCGGTCACAGAATGTATTAAAGGCACCGTCAAAACCATTATGGGTTTTGTGATTTTAGGTGCCGGTGCTGGCCTGGTCGTGTCTTCGCTGGGTGATTTCGCCAATATATTCCAGCACGCCTTTGGTATTCAGGGCGTGGTGCCGAACAACGAAGCTATTGTTTCCGTCGCACAGAAAAGCTTCGGTAAAGAGATGGCGATGATCATGTTCTTCGCCATGGTTATCAACATCTTGATTGCCCGCTTCACACCGTGGAAATTTATCTTCCTGACCGGTCATCACACGTTGTTTATGTCGATGATGGTGGCGGTGATTCTGGCAACGGCTGGCATGACTGGCGTAACACTGATTGCTGTTGGCTCGCTGGTGGTGGGTGTGGCGATGGTCTTTTTCCCGGCCATTGCGCACCCTTACATGAAGCAAGTTACCGGTTCTGACGACGTAGCAATTGGCCACTTCTCGACATTATCTTATGTGCTGGCGGGTTTCATCGGCAGCAAGTTTGGTAATAAAGAACATTCGACTGAAGACATGAACGTGCCGAAAAGTCTGCTGTTCTTGCGTGATACACCGGTCGCTATCTCCTTTACCATGAGCATTATCTTCCTCGTGACGTGCCTGTTTGCGGGCGCTGACGTGGTGAAAGAGTTGAGCGGTGGTAAAAACTGGTTCATGTTCTCCATCATGCAATCCATTACCTTTGCGGCAGGTGTGTACATCATCCTGCAAGGTGTGCGCATGGTGATTGCGGAAATCGTTCCAGCGTTCAAAGGTATTTCCGACAAGTTGGTGCCGAACGCGAAGCCAGCGCTCGATTGCCCGGTCGTGTTCCCGTATGCACCTAATGCTGTGCTGGTTGGCTTCCTGAGCAGCTTTGCCGCAGGTTTAATCGGTATGTTCGCGCTGTATCTGTTGAACATGACCGTGATTATCCCAGGCGTGGTGCCGCACTTCTTCGTCGGTGCAGCCGCTGGTGTATTCGGTAACGCAACCGGCGGACGTCGTGGCGCGATTCTGGGAGCATTTGCGCAGGGCTTGCTGATTACCTTCCTGCCAGTGTTCTTGCTGCCAGTGCTGGGCGATATCGGTTTTGCTAACACCACTTTCAGTGATGCCGACTTTGGTGCGCTGGGGATTCTGTTAGGGATTATCGTTCGCTAA
- a CDS encoding PTS sugar transporter subunit IIB, with product MKITVVCGNGLGTSLMMEMSIKTIVKDLGVSAEVDHVDLGSAKGTPSDIFVGTKDIAEQLVAQSVGGKIVALDNMIDKKAMKERLSVALTELGAL from the coding sequence ATGAAAATCACAGTGGTATGCGGTAACGGTTTAGGCACCAGTCTGATGATGGAAATGAGCATTAAAACCATCGTTAAAGATCTCGGCGTGAGCGCTGAAGTCGATCACGTTGACCTCGGCTCCGCCAAAGGCACGCCGAGCGATATTTTTGTCGGCACCAAAGACATTGCCGAGCAATTAGTCGCACAGTCCGTCGGCGGCAAAATCGTCGCACTGGACAATATGATCGATAAGAAAGCCATGAAAGAACGTTTGTCCGTGGCATTAACCGAGTTAGGCGCACTGTAA
- a CDS encoding PTS sugar transporter subunit IIA produces MLKNLLTAEVIQVVEQAKDWRDAVAISCRPLIENGSIEPRYVEAIYRSHEAIGPYYVVGPGIAMPHARPEEGANKLALALTLITSGVNFDADENDPVKLLIVLAATDSTSHIEAISQLAQLFDNEQDIQAILTAKTSQDILSVIARY; encoded by the coding sequence ATGTTAAAAAATCTATTAACCGCAGAGGTCATTCAGGTCGTTGAGCAGGCTAAAGACTGGCGCGACGCCGTAGCCATTTCGTGTCGCCCGTTGATTGAAAACGGCTCGATTGAACCACGTTATGTCGAAGCTATTTACCGATCGCATGAAGCTATCGGCCCGTATTACGTGGTAGGCCCAGGCATTGCGATGCCACATGCACGTCCAGAAGAGGGCGCAAATAAACTGGCGCTGGCGCTAACGCTGATTACCTCAGGCGTGAATTTTGATGCCGATGAAAACGATCCGGTAAAACTGTTGATTGTGTTGGCCGCAACCGACAGCACCAGCCACATCGAAGCGATTTCTCAACTCGCTCAGCTATTCGATAACGAACAAGACATTCAGGCCATTTTGACGGCCAAAACATCGCAAGACATTTTGTCCGTCATTGCGCGCTATTAA